One Cohnella candidum genomic region harbors:
- a CDS encoding molybdopterin-containing oxidoreductase family protein, whose protein sequence is MPETALKYARSVCPLDCPDACSLKVTLDGDKIVAVDGNPDHPVTKGAICNKVRNMPGRVHHPDRLMYPLRRIAPKGVGGPEAFERITWDEAYEEIVGRMERTISDYGPQAIMPYSFYGNMGILNAEGMDRRFFHRLGATRLDRTICSVAGGVGFNYTMGAGAGIDPEETIHSKLIIVWGANLVSTNMHQVVYATEARKRGAKIIHIDVHRNRTSVWADEFIGLRPGTDSALALGMMNVLIREGLTDAKFLAEHTVGFDELAAEAALYTPERVEEITGVPADTVIRLARDYGTVSPAYIRIGNGLQHHDNGGMAVRTIACLPALTGQWAVKGGGAIKSNSHYTAVNAERLERPDLLADKTTRIVNMNQLGEALELQDPPIKFLLVYSSNPAVVTPDSNRVRKGLMREDLFTVVHDLFLTDTCQYADLVLPATSHFENMDLFASYWHLYMQLHEPIVAPMGECKSNFTLFKELGLRLGFEAEAFDITEEQMIREALDYPENPYIEGMTFEALRENGWMKAKLNGLSLFNERVPTPSGKIELVSERMKLAGLPAVPSYAPVSEGEEDLPFVLVAGPNHNFLNSTFANQESLKKLEKRPTLHMHRDDAATLGLVSGERVRVRNGRGEVVITLDAAENVLPGVVVTQGLWWEDGYEGRQSINSLTSQRLADMGGGATFFSSRVEVLKAAAE, encoded by the coding sequence ATGCCGGAAACCGCCTTAAAATACGCCCGCTCCGTTTGCCCGTTGGACTGCCCGGACGCGTGCAGCTTAAAAGTTACGTTAGATGGAGACAAGATCGTCGCGGTGGACGGCAACCCGGATCACCCCGTCACGAAGGGCGCGATCTGCAACAAGGTGCGCAACATGCCCGGACGCGTCCATCACCCGGACCGCCTGATGTACCCGTTGAGGAGAATCGCGCCAAAAGGAGTCGGAGGCCCCGAGGCATTCGAGCGGATCACCTGGGACGAAGCGTATGAGGAAATCGTCGGCCGAATGGAACGGACGATTTCGGATTACGGGCCGCAAGCCATTATGCCTTACAGCTTCTACGGCAACATGGGAATTCTAAACGCAGAAGGCATGGACCGGCGGTTTTTCCACCGCTTGGGCGCGACCCGGCTGGACCGGACGATTTGCAGCGTGGCCGGCGGCGTCGGCTTCAATTATACGATGGGCGCGGGAGCCGGCATCGATCCGGAGGAGACCATCCACTCCAAGCTGATCATCGTATGGGGAGCGAACCTCGTTTCCACGAACATGCACCAGGTCGTCTACGCCACGGAAGCCCGCAAAAGAGGCGCCAAAATCATCCACATCGACGTACACCGCAACCGCACCTCCGTTTGGGCGGACGAATTCATCGGCCTCCGGCCGGGGACAGACTCGGCGCTCGCCCTGGGCATGATGAACGTCCTGATCCGCGAGGGATTGACGGACGCGAAGTTCCTGGCAGAGCACACGGTAGGCTTCGATGAACTGGCAGCCGAAGCTGCCTTGTACACGCCGGAGCGGGTCGAGGAGATCACGGGCGTACCCGCGGATACGGTCATTCGTTTGGCGCGCGATTACGGGACGGTATCCCCCGCTTACATTCGGATCGGCAACGGACTCCAGCACCACGACAACGGGGGGATGGCGGTCCGCACGATCGCTTGCCTTCCCGCATTGACCGGCCAATGGGCCGTCAAAGGCGGCGGAGCGATCAAGAGCAACAGCCACTACACCGCCGTCAATGCGGAGCGTCTGGAACGCCCCGACCTGCTTGCGGATAAAACGACCCGTATCGTCAACATGAACCAGCTCGGAGAAGCGCTGGAGCTGCAGGATCCGCCGATCAAGTTCCTTCTCGTATACAGCAGCAACCCCGCGGTCGTCACGCCGGACTCGAACCGGGTTCGGAAAGGGCTGATGCGCGAGGATTTGTTCACCGTCGTGCACGATTTGTTTTTGACGGACACCTGCCAATACGCGGACCTCGTGCTGCCGGCGACGAGCCATTTCGAAAACATGGACTTATTCGCCTCCTACTGGCATCTCTATATGCAGCTGCACGAACCGATTGTCGCCCCGATGGGCGAATGCAAATCGAACTTCACGCTGTTTAAGGAACTTGGGTTGCGGCTGGGCTTCGAGGCCGAAGCGTTCGATATCACGGAAGAGCAAATGATCCGCGAAGCGCTGGATTATCCGGAGAACCCTTATATCGAGGGAATGACGTTCGAGGCGCTGCGGGAGAATGGGTGGATGAAAGCCAAGTTGAACGGCTTGTCCTTGTTCAACGAGCGGGTCCCGACCCCTTCCGGCAAAATCGAGCTGGTTTCGGAGCGGATGAAGCTGGCCGGATTGCCGGCTGTTCCTTCGTACGCACCGGTTAGCGAGGGCGAAGAAGATTTGCCTTTCGTGCTGGTGGCGGGACCGAACCATAACTTCCTCAACTCGACGTTCGCGAACCAGGAAAGCCTGAAGAAGCTCGAAAAACGGCCGACGCTGCACATGCACCGGGATGACGCCGCAACTCTCGGACTCGTGTCGGGCGAACGGGTACGCGTGCGCAACGGGCGCGGCGAAGTCGTCATCACGCTCGATGCCGCGGAAAACGTACTGCCGGGCGTAGTGGTGACGCAAGGCCTGTGGTGGGAAGACGGCTATGAAGGCCGGCAATCGATCAACTCGCTGACGTCCCAGCGGCTCGCGGACATGGGCGGCGGCGCCACCTTCTTCTCGTCGCGAGTGGAAGTGTTGAAGGCCGCGGCGGAGTAA
- a CDS encoding type IA DNA topoisomerase, which translates to MKTLVIAEKPDMGRNIAAVIEPKAVNKRSYLEGERFVITWAIGHLIGLAEPDHYDEKYKKWRLQDLPIIPGDFRLLPNPRTKDQLSVIKELAGRCGELVNACDAGREGQHIFSLIKEYLRLNQPVKRLWISDLTPETIRKGFEQLKDDTEYLNLTIAARSRSEADWLIGMNGSRAFTTKHGELLSVGRVQTPVLALIYDRQLQIESFDSLKYYEVYGTFAQDSTVYRGMWQGERMTDPERAEKIAAKVKGATAQVESYEVKETKEYPWKLYDLTLLQRDANGKFGFSAKKTLDIAQALYEKHKVISYPRTNSNYVTEQNIPEMHRVLGSLRGSEYDALVQGANRNLVHTGNRNVCNPSKVEDHHAIMPTFKKPGTLSPEEKKLYDLIVRRFLSHYYPPAEYKVHTVMTVVEEERFKTTIKEKLSDGWKVVYAGQASDNAGGKGKGGGKKGDKDDAGAGTEREDEAEEIETPFVLDAGLPAACTDAEVKAKETQPPKHYTEGTLLKAMESAGKQIEDEELRDAMKDSGLGTPATRAATIERLKQVGYIDMQGKKLMISRKGRTAIELIRGAGVELLASPEMTGHWERRLTEISRGQASAEKFMENVKRFAVQIVERVRGQRQAAKDAFAAETKPAAAAKGKAATGSSTRAKRAVPAATEKKPAPEGPSGTIASCPRPGCSGHIFMGRKGYGCSEYKTGCKFVIWKESFGRTLTDAQVRTIIEKGKTAKLKVKDESGEFEARLVLADPATGELKLERA; encoded by the coding sequence TTGAAAACGCTCGTGATCGCCGAAAAACCGGATATGGGCCGCAACATCGCCGCCGTCATCGAACCGAAAGCGGTGAACAAACGCTCTTACCTCGAAGGCGAACGATTCGTCATCACGTGGGCGATCGGCCATTTGATCGGCCTGGCGGAGCCGGATCATTACGACGAGAAGTACAAAAAATGGCGCCTCCAAGACCTGCCGATCATTCCCGGCGACTTCCGGCTGCTTCCCAATCCGCGGACGAAGGATCAGCTCAGCGTCATCAAGGAATTGGCGGGACGCTGCGGCGAGCTCGTCAACGCGTGCGACGCCGGGCGCGAGGGCCAGCATATCTTTTCTCTCATTAAGGAATATCTGCGCCTCAACCAACCGGTCAAACGTCTCTGGATTTCCGACCTGACGCCGGAGACGATCCGCAAAGGCTTCGAGCAGCTGAAGGACGATACGGAATACCTGAACCTGACCATCGCGGCGCGTTCCCGGAGCGAAGCCGACTGGCTGATCGGCATGAACGGCTCCCGGGCTTTCACGACGAAGCACGGCGAGCTGCTGTCGGTCGGCCGCGTGCAGACGCCCGTGCTGGCGTTGATTTATGACCGGCAACTGCAAATCGAATCTTTCGACTCGTTAAAATATTACGAGGTTTACGGAACGTTCGCCCAGGATTCCACCGTCTATCGCGGAATGTGGCAAGGGGAGCGGATGACCGATCCGGAGCGCGCGGAGAAGATCGCCGCCAAGGTGAAGGGAGCCACCGCCCAAGTCGAATCCTACGAGGTTAAAGAAACGAAAGAATACCCGTGGAAGCTGTACGACCTGACCCTGCTGCAGCGTGACGCGAACGGCAAGTTCGGCTTTTCCGCCAAGAAGACGCTGGACATCGCCCAAGCCCTCTACGAGAAGCATAAGGTCATTTCGTACCCCCGGACGAACTCGAACTACGTCACCGAACAGAACATACCGGAAATGCACCGGGTGCTCGGCTCGCTGCGGGGCTCCGAATACGACGCTCTCGTGCAGGGCGCCAATCGAAATCTGGTTCATACGGGCAACCGGAACGTGTGCAACCCCTCGAAGGTCGAGGACCACCACGCGATCATGCCGACGTTCAAGAAGCCGGGAACGCTCAGTCCTGAAGAGAAGAAGCTGTACGACCTCATCGTCCGGCGTTTTCTGTCCCACTACTACCCGCCCGCGGAGTACAAAGTCCATACCGTCATGACCGTCGTAGAGGAAGAACGTTTCAAAACGACGATCAAAGAAAAGCTGTCCGACGGCTGGAAAGTCGTTTATGCGGGACAGGCTTCGGATAACGCAGGCGGCAAAGGGAAGGGCGGCGGCAAAAAAGGGGACAAGGACGACGCGGGCGCGGGGACGGAGCGGGAGGACGAGGCCGAGGAGATCGAGACTCCGTTCGTGCTGGACGCCGGCTTGCCCGCCGCCTGTACGGACGCCGAAGTGAAGGCCAAGGAAACGCAGCCTCCCAAGCATTACACGGAAGGCACGCTGTTGAAGGCGATGGAAAGCGCCGGCAAGCAGATCGAAGACGAAGAGCTGCGCGACGCGATGAAGGACTCCGGCCTCGGCACGCCGGCCACCCGGGCGGCGACGATCGAGCGGCTGAAGCAGGTCGGTTACATCGACATGCAGGGCAAGAAGCTGATGATCTCCCGCAAGGGGAGGACGGCGATCGAGCTCATCCGCGGCGCCGGCGTCGAGCTGCTGGCGTCTCCCGAGATGACGGGACACTGGGAGCGGCGGCTGACCGAAATCTCCCGCGGACAAGCATCGGCGGAGAAGTTCATGGAGAACGTGAAGCGGTTCGCCGTCCAGATCGTCGAGCGCGTGCGGGGCCAGCGGCAGGCGGCGAAGGACGCTTTCGCGGCGGAAACGAAGCCGGCCGCTGCCGCCAAAGGCAAAGCGGCAACGGGTTCCTCTACTCGCGCCAAACGCGCAGTCCCCGCTGCCACCGAGAAAAAGCCGGCCCCTGAAGGACCGTCCGGCACGATCGCGAGCTGTCCGCGGCCGGGTTGCAGCGGTCATATTTTTATGGGCCGCAAAGGCTACGGATGCAGCGAGTACAAGACAGGCTGCAAGTTCGTCATCTGGAAGGAGAGCTTCGGCCGAACGCTGACCGACGCGCAGGTGCGCACGATCATCGAAAAAGGCAAAACGGCCAAATTGAAAGTGAAGGATGAAAGCGGCGAATTCGAAGCGCGCTTGGTATTGGCCGATCCCGCTACAGGCGAATTGAAGCTGGAGCGCGCATAG
- a CDS encoding helix-turn-helix transcriptional regulator — translation MSAGKWGDRMKRMKLRHFVGREREISFFRSLLLQPEREERVVHLHGPGGNGKSTLLDVFALLAAEQGFPYAIVDSRDFPHTPDRLCGKLLNILDPRGTPTPTSPEGSLALCLERLADLAETHGRVLLAIDTCEEMSDLDDWVRETFVPAMPDGVLLVLAGRLPLGPGWMTVDWRPYVLDIALTAFDRETCRDFAAKVTSGQAGLTAQSLERLFALTKGHPLTLSLLLGLSNWKTGTPDDEGLHDVLRHAASAWLREAQDPFLREMVEAAAIVRVFNQELLELMLDKPIPVADFERLTSLSFVRSAKRGWFIHDLLRGPLSREAKRRQPLLHESMLGRCLAYLNRQLAQPNADGDGSLLLLDLIYVLGGTMLRSIFLDETGDNVYYLKPLRADGLQEAEAYMQRVLDGQRDVVQHFYDPHTHEGYDNVMPFAYIRNAYRLLNLKQWAAFGEDVVQVIRNDRHEAVALIVFVPIHRDSLPSLAASPVSGPYFRSLREKELEALAQPPSAPAGWFLYHVDQWGDHSSAARAAFFQFTIGRMIRPGIFVHSSPLKLHQDVSASLGMAEVPAAVHLDYGESFPSRTFVLDTRGGHGLPLMHMFAGLPDGGRSDGEMPAETETAAENRRLTPREQEIVEFALQGWTNSEIAKRLYLSEITVKKHLANVYAKLGVKGKTQLVQYMMSRRDGS, via the coding sequence ATGTCCGCAGGAAAATGGGGAGACCGCATGAAACGAATGAAATTGCGGCATTTCGTAGGGCGGGAGAGAGAAATCTCTTTCTTCCGCTCGCTCCTTCTGCAGCCCGAAAGAGAGGAACGGGTCGTCCACCTTCACGGACCGGGCGGCAACGGCAAATCCACGCTGCTCGACGTTTTCGCCTTGCTCGCGGCCGAGCAGGGGTTCCCCTATGCGATCGTCGACAGCCGCGATTTTCCGCATACGCCGGATCGATTGTGCGGGAAGCTTCTGAATATACTCGACCCCCGAGGAACTCCGACTCCGACATCCCCGGAGGGGAGTTTAGCCCTATGCTTAGAGCGGCTGGCGGACCTTGCAGAGACGCACGGACGCGTTCTGCTGGCCATCGACACCTGCGAGGAAATGAGCGATCTCGACGACTGGGTCCGCGAAACGTTCGTGCCGGCCATGCCCGACGGCGTGCTTCTCGTGCTGGCCGGCCGGCTCCCGCTCGGGCCGGGTTGGATGACGGTGGACTGGCGTCCTTATGTTCTCGACATTGCCCTAACGGCGTTTGATCGGGAAACCTGCAGGGACTTCGCGGCGAAGGTAACTTCCGGTCAAGCCGGATTGACCGCCCAGTCTCTGGAAAGGCTGTTCGCGCTGACCAAAGGGCATCCGTTAACTTTGTCTTTATTGCTGGGCCTTTCGAATTGGAAGACGGGGACGCCGGACGACGAAGGCTTGCACGACGTGCTGCGGCATGCGGCCTCCGCCTGGCTGCGGGAGGCGCAGGACCCCTTCCTGCGGGAAATGGTCGAGGCAGCCGCGATCGTCCGGGTTTTCAATCAGGAGCTTCTCGAACTCATGTTGGATAAGCCGATTCCCGTCGCGGATTTCGAGCGCCTGACCTCTTTGTCATTCGTCAGAAGCGCTAAGCGGGGCTGGTTCATCCACGACTTGCTGCGCGGACCGCTGAGCCGGGAAGCCAAACGGCGGCAGCCGCTCTTGCATGAAAGCATGCTGGGCCGGTGCTTGGCTTATTTGAACCGACAATTGGCCCAGCCGAATGCGGACGGCGATGGTTCGCTCTTGCTGCTCGATCTGATCTACGTGCTGGGCGGAACGATGCTGCGGTCGATTTTCCTCGACGAAACGGGCGACAACGTCTACTATCTGAAACCCTTGCGCGCGGACGGGCTGCAAGAAGCCGAGGCGTACATGCAGCGCGTGTTGGATGGGCAGAGGGACGTCGTCCAGCATTTCTACGACCCTCATACGCACGAAGGGTACGACAACGTCATGCCGTTCGCCTATATCCGCAATGCCTATCGGCTGCTCAACCTGAAACAGTGGGCAGCCTTCGGCGAAGACGTCGTGCAGGTCATCCGCAACGATCGGCATGAAGCCGTCGCGTTGATCGTGTTCGTCCCGATTCACCGGGATTCGCTTCCGTCGCTTGCGGCCAGCCCGGTGTCCGGGCCTTATTTCCGGAGCCTGCGGGAAAAAGAACTGGAGGCGTTGGCGCAGCCGCCTTCGGCCCCGGCGGGGTGGTTCCTCTACCATGTCGATCAGTGGGGCGATCACAGTTCGGCCGCCCGGGCGGCATTTTTCCAATTCACGATCGGCCGGATGATTCGACCCGGGATCTTCGTGCATTCCTCGCCGTTGAAACTGCATCAGGACGTCAGCGCAAGCCTCGGCATGGCCGAGGTCCCCGCCGCCGTCCATCTGGATTACGGCGAATCGTTCCCGTCCCGGACCTTCGTCCTGGACACGCGAGGAGGACATGGGTTGCCGTTGATGCACATGTTCGCGGGTCTTCCGGATGGGGGCCGCAGCGACGGGGAAATGCCGGCGGAAACCGAAACGGCCGCCGAAAATCGACGATTAACGCCGCGGGAGCAGGAAATCGTCGAGTTTGCGTTGCAGGGATGGACGAACTCCGAAATCGCCAAACGCTTGTATCTGTCCGAAATCACGGTGAAAAAGCATCTCGCGAACGTTTACGCGAAGCTGGGCGTCAAAGGAAAAACCCAATTGGTACAGTACATGATGAGCCGCCGGGACGGTTCGTGA
- a CDS encoding SRPBCC family protein codes for MARCEMAVEIDAPVETVWALTQNAGRRPEWDYRILKVTLLNAESPDTGVKLRSEGKMGRRFHLDMEYVAFEPNRRSAVKMLKIAGMPFAGGGGSWRYEAIAPGKSRFQTTIQMNPKPSAIMRWADKRLLEPMLKWMTKRSLNQLKLVAEADARKASHSAFPPASALGREA; via the coding sequence ATGGCACGCTGCGAAATGGCCGTGGAAATCGACGCGCCGGTGGAGACCGTATGGGCGCTTACGCAAAATGCCGGCCGCCGGCCGGAATGGGATTATCGCATCCTGAAAGTGACGCTGTTGAACGCGGAGTCACCGGATACGGGCGTGAAGCTTCGTTCGGAGGGAAAGATGGGGAGACGCTTCCATTTGGACATGGAATACGTTGCGTTCGAACCGAACCGCCGGTCGGCCGTGAAGATGCTGAAAATCGCCGGGATGCCTTTCGCGGGCGGAGGCGGTTCGTGGAGGTACGAAGCGATCGCGCCGGGCAAAAGCCGGTTCCAAACGACGATCCAGATGAATCCGAAGCCGTCGGCGATCATGCGGTGGGCCGATAAGCGGCTGCTGGAGCCGATGCTGAAATGGATGACGAAGAGAAGCTTGAACCAGCTGAAGCTCGTGGCCGAAGCCGATGCCCGAAAAGCGTCCCACTCCGCGTTCCCGCCTGCTTCGGCGCTTGGAAGGGAGGCGTGA
- a CDS encoding metal-sensitive transcriptional regulator, with product MEHTAHSGHGDHCSDENGEVRKSHHSNQTKTNLISRLNRIEGQIRGVKGMIEKDTYCDDVLNQIASIQSALNGVGKLLLENHMRSCVIERIQSGEHEVIDELLITVNKLMK from the coding sequence ATGGAACATACCGCACACTCCGGCCACGGAGACCATTGCTCCGACGAGAACGGGGAAGTCCGCAAAAGCCATCACTCGAACCAGACGAAAACGAACCTGATCAGCCGGCTGAACCGGATCGAAGGCCAGATTCGCGGCGTGAAGGGCATGATAGAGAAGGATACGTATTGCGACGACGTCCTGAACCAGATCGCGTCGATTCAATCGGCGCTGAACGGCGTCGGCAAGCTGCTGCTGGAAAATCACATGCGGAGCTGCGTCATCGAGCGGATCCAATCGGGCGAGCACGAAGTGATCGACGAGCTGTTGATTACCGTCAACAAACTCATGAAATAA
- the copZ gene encoding copper chaperone CopZ yields MAQVTLNVQGMSCNHCVNAVEKAVRGAGGQAKVDLPNGKVEVEFDEGKVQLGAIKEAIEDQGYDVV; encoded by the coding sequence ATGGCACAAGTGACCTTGAACGTGCAAGGAATGTCCTGCAACCACTGCGTGAACGCTGTGGAGAAAGCCGTACGCGGCGCGGGCGGGCAAGCGAAAGTCGATCTTCCGAACGGCAAGGTGGAAGTTGAATTCGACGAAGGCAAAGTGCAGCTCGGCGCCATCAAAGAAGCGATCGAAGACCAAGGCTACGACGTCGTCTGA
- a CDS encoding TIGR03943 family putative permease subunit has translation MESSSDRRLAMHHAIRGLILGGFAFYIIRLVRTDSLTLYIAPKMALYVKLSALGLYVVAAVQLFQAYRFWMGQREAAECDCGHPPSGPLWKNVAVYALFAAPLLVGFFTPDTTIGSAMASKKGMNLSAASSVKPKSGDALFPSDEYSEAYADYAKRIYKQPAIEVTEKSYLEILTTLDLYLDQFVGKKLTISGFVYRDDTIPAGSFVLGRFAVQCCTADAMPYGVMVSGGPDLREYPNDTWLRVTGTLVKADYYGSEIMGLKLEKAEKIEPAAEPYVSPDSDFGAAAPE, from the coding sequence ATGGAATCTTCGTCAGACCGCCGTCTTGCCATGCACCATGCGATCCGAGGCCTGATTCTGGGCGGATTCGCCTTCTACATTATCCGGCTCGTCCGGACGGACAGCCTTACGCTTTACATCGCACCCAAGATGGCCTTATACGTCAAATTGTCCGCACTCGGCTTATACGTCGTCGCCGCCGTGCAGCTTTTCCAAGCCTACCGGTTTTGGATGGGACAGAGGGAAGCGGCCGAGTGCGACTGTGGGCACCCTCCGTCGGGGCCGTTGTGGAAAAACGTCGCCGTATACGCGTTGTTCGCGGCTCCGCTGTTGGTCGGATTTTTCACGCCGGATACGACGATCGGAAGCGCGATGGCTTCCAAGAAGGGCATGAATCTGTCTGCCGCCTCGTCGGTGAAGCCCAAGAGCGGCGATGCCCTATTCCCGTCAGACGAGTACTCCGAAGCGTATGCCGACTATGCCAAACGCATCTACAAGCAACCCGCGATCGAGGTCACGGAAAAAAGCTATTTGGAAATCCTGACCACGCTGGACTTGTATTTAGATCAATTCGTCGGCAAAAAACTGACGATCAGCGGTTTCGTCTACCGCGACGATACGATCCCGGCGGGCAGCTTCGTGCTCGGCCGGTTCGCGGTGCAATGCTGTACGGCGGACGCGATGCCGTACGGCGTCATGGTATCCGGCGGGCCTGATCTGCGGGAGTACCCGAACGACACTTGGCTGCGGGTTACCGGCACGCTGGTGAAGGCCGATTATTACGGCAGCGAAATCATGGGGCTTAAGCTCGAGAAAGCCGAGAAAATCGAACCGGCGGCCGAACCGTACGTTTCCCCGGACTCGGATTTCGGCGCGGCAGCCCCGGAGTAA
- a CDS encoding permease: MTSPVYRWSLNLLTAGCLILVYLIFTQRGLQSSVGIFTLRAEQWQAVKTVFLSIFLEALPFILLGVFVSSALNLFVSDNTLRRILPSHPVPGVLLACLLGVLLPVCECGMIPIVRGLIRKGMPAYLGITYILAAPILNPVTYASTHLAFRTQPEMAYYRMGLAFAAAAAIGWILYAFAKRDPLRAEAAHHPHHGHDHHHHGHDYSHHHHAHPSRRGNRVIQTLTHASDEFFEMGKYLLLGAFLTAVIQTFVSRQDLLSAGGGPLGSHLLMMGFAYVISLCSTSDAFIASSFAGTFPKGPLLTFLVFGPMLDFKNTLMMLAAFRTRFVVGLSALIAVVVLAASLLLEATLL, from the coding sequence GTGACAAGTCCGGTTTACCGTTGGTCACTGAACCTGCTGACCGCAGGTTGTCTTATCCTTGTGTACCTCATTTTCACGCAACGCGGTTTACAATCTTCCGTCGGCATCTTCACCCTCCGCGCCGAACAATGGCAAGCGGTAAAAACCGTGTTCCTCAGCATTTTTTTGGAGGCCTTGCCCTTCATTTTGCTCGGGGTATTCGTTTCGTCGGCCTTGAATCTGTTCGTGTCGGACAACACCCTGCGCCGGATTCTTCCTTCCCATCCGGTGCCGGGCGTGCTGCTGGCCTGCCTGCTCGGCGTGCTGCTGCCGGTGTGCGAATGCGGGATGATCCCGATCGTCCGCGGCCTGATCCGCAAAGGAATGCCCGCCTATCTGGGGATCACTTATATTTTGGCCGCACCGATCCTCAATCCCGTCACCTACGCGTCCACCCACCTCGCTTTCCGCACACAGCCCGAAATGGCCTATTACCGCATGGGACTCGCTTTCGCGGCGGCCGCTGCGATCGGGTGGATTCTCTATGCGTTCGCCAAACGGGACCCGCTTCGTGCGGAAGCCGCGCATCACCCCCATCATGGGCATGATCACCATCATCATGGGCACGATTATAGCCATCATCACCATGCGCATCCCTCCCGCCGAGGAAACCGCGTTATTCAAACGCTCACCCACGCTTCCGACGAATTTTTCGAAATGGGCAAATACTTGCTGCTGGGCGCGTTCCTGACGGCGGTCATCCAGACGTTCGTAAGCCGGCAAGACCTGCTGTCCGCAGGAGGCGGTCCACTCGGTTCCCACCTGCTCATGATGGGCTTCGCCTACGTGATCTCGCTGTGCTCGACTTCCGACGCCTTCATCGCGTCCTCTTTCGCCGGCACGTTTCCGAAAGGCCCGCTGCTGACTTTCCTCGTGTTCGGGCCGATGCTGGATTTCAAAAACACGCTGATGATGCTCGCCGCTTTCCGCACTCGGTTCGTCGTCGGTTTGTCCGCTCTGATCGCGGTCGTCGTCCTGGCGGCATCCCTGCTGCTGGAGGCAACCCTGCTGTGA
- a CDS encoding MFS transporter — MEHKKKWDLASIATIPLTMTLANSMLIPILPAMQKKLDITPFQASLIITVYAAIAIFFIPIAGYLSDRFGRKAVILPSLFIVAAAGALCGWAAMSLDKAYSVIIWARLLQGLGAAGAFPVVLPLVGDMFKREEDVSTGLGIVETANTFGKVLSPVLGSLLALWTWYMPFWAIPVFSLLSFFMVIFFVKKPKRESDEKPMSPGAFLKSIGELFRENARWLYGILAVGGLGMFIVFGSLFFLSETLEDRGIDGVTKGAILAIPLAGLCTAAYLTGKWIGNKKPLMKWISVIALALGTAALFAIALIRSESTWWLVGILTGGSIGLGAALPCLDALLTESIDKKRRGTVTSIYSSMRFIGVAVGPPVSALLIKSSMETLFYVLGGVSAAACLIVLIAVKPEKDKAKPKADKPRAGAGGSPAPAR; from the coding sequence TTGGAACATAAGAAAAAATGGGACCTTGCCTCGATCGCCACGATTCCCCTTACCATGACGCTGGCGAATTCGATGCTGATTCCGATTTTGCCCGCCATGCAGAAGAAGCTGGACATCACGCCGTTCCAAGCCAGCTTAATCATCACGGTTTACGCGGCCATCGCCATCTTTTTCATCCCCATCGCCGGATATCTGTCGGACCGCTTCGGCCGCAAAGCCGTCATTCTTCCGAGCCTGTTCATCGTCGCGGCGGCGGGTGCTCTGTGCGGATGGGCGGCCATGAGCTTGGACAAGGCATACTCCGTCATTATATGGGCGCGCCTGCTGCAGGGATTGGGAGCCGCGGGAGCCTTCCCGGTCGTGCTCCCGCTCGTCGGGGACATGTTCAAACGGGAAGAAGACGTCAGCACCGGCCTCGGCATCGTGGAGACGGCCAATACGTTCGGCAAAGTGCTGAGTCCCGTCCTGGGCTCGCTGCTCGCTTTGTGGACATGGTATATGCCGTTTTGGGCGATTCCCGTGTTCAGCCTGCTTTCTTTTTTCATGGTCATTTTTTTCGTGAAAAAACCGAAGCGCGAGTCGGACGAAAAACCGATGAGCCCCGGCGCGTTTCTCAAGTCGATCGGGGAGCTGTTCCGCGAGAACGCCCGCTGGCTGTATGGAATCTTGGCCGTCGGCGGACTGGGCATGTTCATCGTGTTCGGCTCGCTGTTCTTCCTCTCCGAGACGCTGGAAGACCGGGGCATCGACGGCGTCACGAAAGGCGCGATCCTGGCCATCCCGCTCGCCGGCCTATGTACCGCCGCTTATTTGACGGGCAAATGGATCGGGAACAAGAAGCCCCTTATGAAATGGATCAGCGTCATTGCCTTGGCGCTCGGCACCGCGGCTTTGTTCGCGATCGCGCTCATCCGCAGCGAGAGCACTTGGTGGCTGGTGGGCATTCTGACCGGCGGTTCGATCGGACTGGGAGCGGCACTGCCTTGCCTCGACGCGCTCCTGACGGAAAGCATCGACAAGAAGCGGCGCGGGACCGTCACCTCCATCTACAGCAGCATGCGTTTCATCGGGGTGGCAGTCGGCCCGCCCGTCAGCGCGCTGCTCATCAAAAGCTCGATGGAAACTTTGTTTTACGTGCTGGGAGGCGTGTCCGCGGCGGCATGTCTCATCGTGCTGATCGCCGTGAAACCCGAGAAAGACAAGGCCAAACCGAAGGCGGACAAACCTCGGGCCGGGGCCGGCGGATCGCCCGCGCCGGCACGGTAA